In Paralcaligenes sp. KSB-10, the following are encoded in one genomic region:
- a CDS encoding penicillin-binding protein 2, producing MKRVRFYDSPVLNVQMPLWRSRLVLILLMLGFVALAVKALYLQGLSTEFLQQQGERRYERTLVLPATRGKIFDRSGSVVLASSVPARAIWAIPEDAKDATPEQLAALGKLLDMPVKDIQSRLVDEDKNFVYIKRQVPLDVAAKIKELKVPGFHQQGEMRRSYPEGDIAAHVVGFTNIEDQGIEGIELAFNSELSGRPGSRRVIKDRLGRVVEDVQAVVPPVNGQDLSLSIDAGLQFDLFSALKKAKDEHQAKAAAGIIVDVRTGEILALANLPSYDPNDREDRKGAALRNRVITDTFEPGSIMKPFTAALALSLGRITTSTMFNTGNGHYRYQGATITDVSSNGTLNVAGILRRSSNIGMTMISELLTSQEMWNNFTELGFGRAPQANFPGVASGRLRPWERWRPIERATMAYGYGLSVSLLQIAHAYTVFARNGDMVSLTLLKRKGKATSVQVFTPQVAGLIRAMLEAAAGPEGAKQKVPGYRVAGKSGTARQIVNGHYSKSLYRGSFVGFGPVSNPRVVVAVSLDEPHVGGYYGSVISGPVFASVMGSTLRRLGVQPDAPVDSLVAVGSPHEVRR from the coding sequence ATGAAGCGAGTCCGGTTCTATGACAGCCCGGTGCTCAATGTGCAGATGCCTTTGTGGCGCTCGCGCCTGGTGTTGATCTTGCTGATGCTGGGCTTTGTGGCGCTTGCCGTCAAGGCGCTTTATTTGCAGGGGCTGTCCACCGAATTCCTGCAGCAGCAAGGCGAGCGGCGTTACGAGCGCACACTGGTCCTGCCCGCCACGCGTGGCAAGATATTCGACCGCAGCGGTTCGGTGGTGCTGGCGTCAAGCGTTCCCGCTCGCGCCATTTGGGCTATCCCGGAAGATGCCAAGGATGCCACGCCCGAACAACTGGCGGCGCTGGGCAAATTGCTCGATATGCCGGTCAAGGACATACAAAGCCGCCTGGTTGATGAGGACAAGAATTTTGTCTACATCAAGCGCCAGGTGCCGCTTGATGTGGCGGCAAAAATCAAGGAACTGAAGGTTCCCGGTTTTCATCAGCAGGGAGAAATGCGGCGTTCATACCCCGAGGGCGACATTGCGGCGCACGTGGTGGGTTTCACCAACATCGAAGATCAGGGCATCGAAGGCATTGAACTGGCGTTCAATTCCGAGCTTTCCGGCCGTCCGGGCAGCCGCCGGGTAATCAAGGATCGCCTTGGTCGTGTGGTTGAAGACGTGCAGGCTGTTGTCCCGCCCGTCAATGGGCAGGATTTGAGCTTGTCGATCGATGCCGGTTTGCAGTTCGATCTTTTCAGCGCGCTTAAAAAAGCCAAGGACGAGCACCAGGCCAAGGCGGCGGCTGGCATCATCGTCGACGTGCGCACCGGCGAAATTCTGGCGTTGGCGAATCTCCCTTCCTACGATCCGAACGATCGCGAAGACCGCAAAGGTGCGGCGTTGCGCAACCGGGTGATTACCGACACATTTGAGCCCGGCTCTATCATGAAGCCGTTCACGGCGGCTTTGGCCTTGAGCCTGGGGCGGATCACGACCTCGACGATGTTCAATACCGGCAATGGGCATTATCGGTATCAAGGCGCCACGATCACCGATGTCAGCAGCAATGGCACCTTGAACGTGGCTGGAATTTTGCGCCGTTCCAGCAATATCGGCATGACGATGATTTCCGAATTGCTGACCTCGCAGGAAATGTGGAACAACTTTACCGAGTTGGGTTTCGGCCGCGCCCCGCAGGCCAATTTCCCAGGTGTTGCGTCCGGACGCCTGCGTCCCTGGGAGCGCTGGCGCCCCATCGAGCGGGCCACCATGGCCTATGGCTACGGCTTGTCGGTGTCGCTATTGCAAATCGCCCATGCCTACACGGTGTTTGCGCGCAACGGCGACATGGTTTCACTGACTTTGTTAAAGCGCAAGGGCAAGGCGACCAGCGTGCAGGTGTTCACCCCGCAAGTGGCTGGCCTGATCCGGGCCATGCTGGAGGCGGCCGCAGGTCCCGAGGGCGCCAAGCAAAAGGTTCCCGGCTACCGCGTGGCGGGCAAGAGCGGGACGGCGCGTCAGATCGTCAACGGTCACTACAGCAAGTCTCTATATAGAGGGTCTTTCGTCGGCTTCGGGCCGGTGTCCAATCCTCGTGTCGTGGTGGCTGTCTCGCTCGATGAGCCGCATGTCGGTGGTTATTATGGCAGCGTCATCTCGGGACCCGTATTCGCCAGTGTGATGGGCAGCACTCTGCGCCGGCTTGGGGTTCAGCCTGATGCGCCAGTCGATTCCCTGGTGGCGGTCGGCTCTCCTCACGAGGTGCGGCGATGA
- the murF gene encoding bifunctional UDP-N-acetylmuramoyl-L-alanyl-D-glutamate--2,6-diaminopimelate ligase MurE/UDP-N-acetylmuramoyl-tripeptide--D-alanyl-D-alanine ligase MurF, whose amino-acid sequence MTAQQIIGWLKEHVARTAHLCLDSRQVARGDVFFACPGLADDGRQYIRDAIARGAAAIVVQAGDGAVLEQSAPMLEIQGLQALLGSIAHAWYEEPSSVMSVIAVTGTNGKTTTVQWIAAALNLEGVPCGTVGTLGVTLPNGANLGGALTTPDVLTLHRSLAAIRDAGGKAVALEASSIGIEQGRLDHVHIEIAGFTNLTRDHLDYHQTLENYKAAKFALFGWPALRAAIVNVDDAAGKELYASVAVSDRLGYSLKRDSAAAVQAQDVQTGSYGLIFNLLMPDGAAQIVTRLVGEHNISNLLLVAGVLRELGWGLARIARVLVTLRSVEGRLQVVEPCDGGDASIATPLVVVDYAHTPDALERALQSLREVARVRNGRLVCVFGCGGSRDSGKRPIMGGIAGKLADSVILTNDNPRAEDPHAIVDQIVAGMPARPQIELDRASAILAAIWGAKPNDVVLLAGKGHETYQEFKNTRIPFDDREWARFAVTWLRGMTVSTDSRSILPGQIFVALKGESFDGHRYLAQVQLAGACAAIVSRRDTNITLPQFELGDTRAALIKAGSAWRRQFHLPAIAVTGSNGKTTTKEMVAAILLAWVGAEASLSTAGNLNNDIGVPLTLLRLRPSHSAAVFELGMNHPGEIAGLADMAQATVALVNNAQREHQEFMHSVEAVAIENGAVLSALPDDGVAVFPGDDLYTPVWKRLAGERKTLLFGFEPHFDVYADQIHAEARGTQCQLHTPVGVAALTLAAPGVHNLRNALAAAACACAAGAPLVAIVEGLARFNPVAGRMQPYLLADGRQLIDDSYNANPDSVRAAIDVLARLDGKKILVLGDMAEVGENGPAMHAEVGAYAREQTIDELLTFGPAARNSAAAFGGTVRAFDSIEALVADLLELLPANILVKGSRSTRMERVVQALQKQLKQQESEARHAT is encoded by the coding sequence ATGACGGCGCAACAGATAATCGGCTGGCTGAAAGAGCATGTCGCGCGCACGGCGCATCTTTGCCTGGATTCACGCCAAGTGGCGCGGGGCGATGTGTTTTTTGCCTGCCCCGGCCTGGCGGACGATGGGCGGCAATACATACGCGATGCGATTGCCCGCGGTGCCGCGGCCATAGTGGTGCAGGCCGGCGACGGTGCTGTCCTCGAGCAGTCGGCGCCCATGCTTGAAATCCAGGGCTTGCAGGCGCTGCTGGGCTCGATCGCCCACGCCTGGTACGAAGAGCCTTCGAGCGTCATGTCGGTGATCGCCGTCACGGGTACCAATGGCAAGACCACGACAGTGCAGTGGATCGCGGCAGCCCTGAATCTGGAAGGCGTGCCTTGCGGCACGGTAGGGACTTTGGGAGTAACGCTCCCCAATGGAGCGAATCTGGGCGGGGCCTTGACGACGCCCGATGTACTGACCTTGCACCGCAGCCTGGCCGCCATTCGCGATGCCGGCGGCAAGGCGGTCGCGCTCGAGGCGTCTTCCATAGGCATCGAGCAGGGGCGCCTAGACCATGTTCACATCGAGATTGCCGGGTTTACCAATCTGACGCGCGATCATCTCGACTATCACCAGACCCTGGAGAACTACAAGGCCGCCAAGTTTGCACTGTTCGGCTGGCCGGCTTTGCGCGCGGCAATTGTCAATGTAGACGATGCCGCGGGAAAGGAATTGTATGCGTCGGTGGCCGTCTCCGATCGGCTGGGATATTCGCTCAAGCGCGACAGCGCCGCCGCCGTGCAGGCGCAGGATGTTCAAACAGGAAGCTACGGCCTGATTTTCAATTTGCTCATGCCCGATGGCGCGGCCCAAATCGTGACTCGTCTGGTGGGCGAGCACAATATTTCCAATTTGCTGCTGGTCGCCGGAGTATTGCGTGAACTGGGCTGGGGCTTGGCGCGCATAGCCCGGGTGTTGGTTACATTGCGCTCTGTCGAGGGGCGATTGCAGGTCGTTGAGCCTTGCGATGGCGGCGATGCATCGATTGCAACACCCCTGGTGGTGGTCGATTATGCGCATACGCCGGATGCGCTGGAACGTGCCTTGCAGTCTTTACGCGAAGTCGCCCGTGTACGAAACGGACGCCTGGTATGTGTGTTCGGTTGCGGTGGCAGCCGCGACAGCGGCAAGCGTCCCATCATGGGCGGGATAGCCGGCAAGCTGGCCGATTCCGTCATCCTGACCAACGATAATCCGCGTGCCGAGGACCCGCACGCGATTGTCGATCAGATCGTCGCCGGCATGCCGGCCCGGCCGCAGATCGAACTGGATCGTGCCAGCGCTATTCTTGCTGCGATCTGGGGTGCGAAGCCCAACGATGTGGTGCTGCTCGCGGGCAAGGGGCATGAAACCTACCAGGAATTCAAGAATACGCGCATTCCTTTCGATGATCGCGAATGGGCTCGTTTTGCCGTGACCTGGCTGCGTGGAATGACAGTCTCGACCGATTCGCGAAGCATCCTTCCGGGCCAGATCTTTGTTGCCCTCAAAGGTGAGTCTTTCGATGGGCACCGGTATCTGGCTCAGGTGCAATTGGCAGGAGCCTGCGCAGCCATTGTGTCCCGGCGCGACACGAACATTACCTTGCCGCAATTCGAATTGGGCGATACACGCGCGGCCCTGATCAAGGCCGGATCGGCATGGCGCCGCCAGTTTCATTTGCCGGCCATTGCGGTGACCGGAAGCAATGGCAAAACGACGACCAAAGAAATGGTCGCCGCGATCCTGCTGGCATGGGTGGGTGCAGAGGCGTCTTTGTCCACGGCGGGCAATTTGAACAACGATATCGGCGTGCCGCTGACACTGCTGCGTTTGCGCCCTTCGCATTCCGCCGCGGTGTTCGAGCTGGGAATGAATCATCCGGGCGAAATCGCCGGCTTGGCCGATATGGCACAAGCCACGGTGGCGCTGGTGAACAATGCCCAGCGCGAGCACCAGGAGTTCATGCATTCCGTCGAGGCTGTCGCGATTGAAAACGGTGCGGTTCTGAGCGCCTTGCCGGACGATGGTGTGGCGGTTTTCCCCGGAGATGATCTGTATACCCCCGTGTGGAAGCGGCTCGCGGGTGAGCGCAAAACCCTGTTGTTCGGGTTTGAACCACACTTCGATGTGTATGCCGATCAGATTCATGCCGAGGCTCGAGGCACACAGTGCCAGTTGCATACGCCTGTTGGAGTTGCCGCACTGACGCTTGCGGCTCCGGGCGTGCATAACCTGCGCAACGCCCTGGCGGCGGCGGCTTGCGCCTGCGCCGCGGGAGCGCCATTGGTCGCCATAGTGGAAGGCCTGGCTCGTTTCAATCCGGTTGCGGGCCGCATGCAGCCCTATTTGCTGGCCGATGGCCGGCAGCTTATCGATGATTCGTATAACGCGAATCCGGACTCTGTACGGGCCGCCATCGATGTGCTGGCGCGTCTGGATGGCAAAAAAATACTCGTTCTGGGCGATATGGCCGAGGTTGGCGAAAATGGGCCTGCCATGCATGCCGAAGTCGGGGCCTATGCGCGCGAACAGACTATCGATGAGCTGTTGACTTTTGGGCCGGCAGCCAGGAATTCGGCCGCCGCGTTTGGAGGGACGGTTCGGGCCTTCGATTCGATCGAGGCCCTGGTCGCCGATTTGCTGGAGCTTCTGCCCGCGAACATTCTGGTGAAAGGATCCCGCAGCACTCGCATGGAAAGAGTGGTGCAGGCGCTGCAAAAACAACTCAAGCAACAAGAAAGCGAGGCGCGCCATGCTACTTGA
- the ftsL gene encoding cell division protein FtsL translates to MVRLIAIVAALLMFSAISLVTARFQSRQLFVVSDRLATKARDLDTDWRRLQLARAELARNARIDGTARGELKMINVTPGRTIYIKDGPAAAPPAAAAPVAPAAAARSSRRKP, encoded by the coding sequence ATGGTCCGGCTGATTGCAATAGTTGCCGCCTTATTGATGTTTTCCGCGATTTCCCTGGTGACGGCGCGCTTTCAGTCGCGCCAACTATTTGTGGTATCCGATCGTCTGGCGACCAAGGCGCGCGATCTGGATACCGATTGGCGGCGTCTCCAGCTCGCGCGCGCCGAATTGGCGCGCAACGCCCGTATCGACGGCACGGCTCGTGGCGAGCTGAAAATGATCAACGTAACGCCGGGCCGCACAATATATATTAAAGATGGGCCCGCTGCCGCTCCACCCGCTGCCGCCGCGCCCGTCGCGCCTGCCGCGGCGGCTCGATCCTCCCGGAGGAAGCCATGA